A single Montipora foliosa isolate CH-2021 chromosome 7, ASM3666993v2, whole genome shotgun sequence DNA region contains:
- the LOC138010357 gene encoding uncharacterized protein → MSFLLYEQILVEFGVSKKVLASSGEHHEVINAIKIAFNIKEEIFLQKFDQDWQEYIDFPEGKFENKARVKVILKPNKEVPDTQATATPSNTCTLSTTASNPLRQEAQVQATFLINNGKIQVDPKA, encoded by the exons ATGTCTTTTCTTTTGTATGAACAGATTCTCGTAGAGTTTGGAGTCTCCAAAAAAGTGCTGGCCAGCTCGGGAGAGCACCATGAAGTAATCAATGCTattaaaattgcttttaataTCAAAGAAGAGATTTTTCTACAAAAGTTTGACCAGGATTGGCAGGAGTACATTGATTTTCCAGAaggaaagtttgaaaacaaagcaAGAGTAAAGGTTATATTGAAG cCAAATAAAGAGGTTCCAGACACCCAAGCAACAGCAACACCAAGCAACACTTGtactctatcaactacag CAAGTAATCCCTTAAGACAAGAGGCACAAGTGCAGGCCACTTTTCTAATCAACAATGGGAAAATCCAAGTTGACCCAAAAGCCTAG
- the LOC138010015 gene encoding uncharacterized protein — MSSKRRNLYQQIDGVAMGSPLGPLMANAFLCSLDEKLERDNKLPNLYRRYIDDTITAMPDVAGAESFLSTLNECHPSISFTMELASNNKLPFLGMEITKNGCQLSTSVYRKPTNTVLLLHFHSHVDRRYKTSLLRTMVDRAYRLSSTKELFELECKELRSIFSKLKYPNELVDSTTLSFIKSKLSNVSSPPPVVPVEQPVRILLPFKDQKSADVLRKQLNNLSNRIGTPLQPIYTSRKLGFRLVGYGFICPVKCNVC, encoded by the exons atgtcatcgaaacgtcgaaatctatACCAACAAATAGACGGTGTGGCAATGGGTTCTCCGTTGGGTCCTCTTATGGCTAATGCCTTTTTGTGTTCACTTGATGAAAAGCTAGAGAGGGATAACAAGCTACCCAACCTATACAGAAGATATATAGATGACACGATAACTGCCATGCCGGATGTAGCTGGAGCGGAGTCTTTTCTCTCTACGCTTAATGAATGTCATCCCTCGATCAGCTTCACGATGGAGTTAGCGAGTAACAACAAATTACCGTTTCTTGGAATGGAGATAACAAAGAATGGCTGCCAACTGAGTACCAgtgtttacagaaaacctacAAATACTGTCTTacttcttcattttcacagtCACGTTGATCGTAGGTACAAAACCTCGCTTTTGAGAACAATGGTAGACCGTGCATACCGTCTGTCATCAACGAAAGAACTTTTTGAGCTGGAATGTAAAGAACTTAGATCAATTTTTTCCAAGCTGAAGTATCCGAACGAGCTAGTCGATTCTACAACCTTATCTTTCATTAAATCCAAGCTATCGAATGTTTCGAGTCCACCCCCTGTTGTGCCAGTTGAACAACCTGTGCGGATACTGCTGCCGTTCAAAGACCAAAAGTCTGCTGACGTCTTaagaaaacaactaaacaaccttagcaacagaatcggaacacctctacagcccatctatactagtcgtaaactgg GTTTCCGTTTAGTCGGTTACGGCTTCATCTGCCCGGTTAAATGCAATGTGTGCTAA